The Streptomyces sp. NBC_01276 genome contains the following window.
CGCCGAGGGCACGGTGCGGTACTACAGAGCCGCGATCGAGCAGGCCGCGGCCGTCCGCGCCGGCCGCGCGTCGCGGTGACCTGCCGCCCCCACCGCTTCCCCCCTCCCATCCGCACCACCTCTCACCCCCGCGACCGCGAAGGCAGGACCCCGTGCTGACCGTCGATTTCTCCCGGTTCCCGCTCGCCGCAGGCGACCGCGTACTCGACCTGGGCTGCGGCGCAGGCCGGCACGCCTTCGAGTGTTACCGGCGCGGCGCCCAGGTGGTCGCCGTCGACCGCAACGGCGAGGAGATCCGCGAGGTCGCCAAGTGGTTCGCCGCCATGAAGGAGGCCGGTGAGGCCCCGGCCGGGGCCACCGCCACCGCCATGGAGGGCGACGCCCTCGCCCTGCCCTTCCCCGACGATTCCTTCGACGTCGTCATCATCTCCGAGGTGATGGAGCACATCCCCGACGACAAGGGCGTCCTCGCCGAGATGGTGCGCGTGCTCAAGCCCGGAGGCCGCATCGCCATCACCGTGCCCCGCTACGGCCCGGAGAAGATCTGCTGGGCGCTGTCCGACGCCTACCACGAGGTAGAGGGCGGCCACATCCGCATCTACAAGGCGGACGAGCTGCTCGGCA
Protein-coding sequences here:
- a CDS encoding class I SAM-dependent methyltransferase — protein: MLTVDFSRFPLAAGDRVLDLGCGAGRHAFECYRRGAQVVAVDRNGEEIREVAKWFAAMKEAGEAPAGATATAMEGDALALPFPDDSFDVVIISEVMEHIPDDKGVLAEMVRVLKPGGRIAITVPRYGPEKICWALSDAYHEVEGGHIRIYKADELLGKMEAAGLKPYGTHHAHGLHSPYWWLKCAFGVDNDKALPVKAYHKLLVWDIMKKPLATRLAEQALNPVIGKSFVAYATKPHLPVGAAQ